A window of Eriocheir sinensis breed Jianghai 21 chromosome 42, ASM2467909v1, whole genome shotgun sequence genomic DNA:
tccttcctctcctttattccttccttccttccttccctcattcataaATCCTAatccgtttttcctttccttcttcttcaaaacttcattaatttcttccttcctccctttcattctctcttccttcctcttctttcttccttccttccttccttcataaatcCTAatccgtttttcctttccttccttccttccttccttcctttctttcttcatctctccctcattcccttccttccttcctttcttcatctctctctcattcccttccttccttcctttcttcatatctccctcattcccttccttccttccttccttcatctctccctcattcccttccttctttccttccttcaaacacATCAACCTTCgatctcaacatttttttttccactttccgtTTGTTGTTTTAATATACCAAACAAGACACTTTTTAGATGCATCGtatagcctattattattattattattattattattattattattattgttattattatcattgttgttgttattgttgttgttcttatttatCTGAAACAGGATGGAGACAATAAGCagacgaaagaaagaacaagaacaggaagaacaagaaggataaaagaagcagacaaagggaagaagaacatgaacgagaacaagacaaggaaaggtgaagaacaagaacaggaagaacaaaaaggataaaagaagcagacgaagggaagaagaacacgaacgagaacaagaaaaggaaagatgaagaacaagaataggaagaagaaataaggaagaaagaataagcaagcgaaggaaagaacacgaaaagaacaagaacaaaaatgataaaagaaacagacgaagggaagaacacgaacgagaacaagaaaaggaaagatgaagaacaagaataggaagaagaaaaaaggaagaaagaataagcagacgaaggaaagaacaagaaaagaacaaaaactggAAGAacaaagaggataaaagaaacagacgaagggaagaacacgaacgagaacaagaaaaggaaagatgaagaacaagaataggaagaagaaaaaaggaagaaagaataagcagacgaagaaaagaacattaagaaagaacaagaaggaagaataaacaaaagtgAAGAACAACATcaggaagaagaacaaataaggaagaaagaacaagagaaaagagaacaagaacaggaagacgaagaaaaaaagaaaacacgaagaaaataacaaaaaataagaaaacaacaaacaaacctaaaaatagaagaacaggaagactaaacaaaaaataagaaaacagacgaagaacaaaaacaaaagaaaacaaccctATAATTATGTCGTCAACCAAACACCTACtataaacaagaacaagaaaactaaATCACATATCTCTCTTACCTTACAATCTTCCTGTGCTCTCCTCCCaccctgaaggaagaggaggaggaggaggacaagggcagcagcaggagcaggagtcgCGCACGTGTCCTCGCGGGGTCGGTCAAGGCGAGTCTGCTGCAGCGTTAGCTCACCTCAGTGTTGCCACATCAAAAAGTAAAATTCCCACAAACTGTCTTTTTTTCCCACAAACTCCCACAAACTTAAACTGAATTTCTACCAAAACTTCCACAAATTATATAAAGCTCAAGTATAGGATCAAATAGTATTTTAGATAGAAAATACAAGCCGAAATGGAAGTAAGATTAGTGAGAGCCTACCTTGAAAATGCCAGTATTTCTTTCCCAAATATTTACCACAAACAGGGGCCTTACCACTTCATGTAGGCCTCACAtgagaagagacaaggagaggcaTGTCAGGGGCTTAGCTGGGTGTATTTTCAAGTGGAAAGTAACATTTAATCACTTGAGTTGTGATGATGATTCGAGCATTGTTCCTTTTGTTGAAGGGTTGCACCAATTTACCATTTTTTACGTTTAGTTGTCTCTGCACTGTATCCCCTctgatagaaagagaaataaaatgaacaaGCAAGAGTGTGCATAGTTTCCATACTTATATCTGGTTATCAGTAAAAATTCTACTAATGTAATTTTTTCTTTACAGCGTAACTATTACTTCCAGGAATGCATCAGTCGGGATATTGTTCTTTAGATACTTATAAAGTTTCAATCGTACACTGGTGAAATGAGACAACCAACTATAACAAAAATATCCTTTTAATTatacttggaaaaaaaaaaaaaaaacaaacatagcATGCTGTTTTTTCACATTAAGCCCACCATCTTCTCCAGGGCTGCAGCTGTTCTCTCAGCTGAAGATGCTATTCTGCCAACAGCAGATCCAACTTCATCTACAGCTGATGCTATTCTGCCACTGGCAAATCCAACTTTATCTGCAGCTGATGCTATTTTATCGAGTATTGTGCATGCTTTTTCTGTCTGGCTATCAATTTTAGACTCGAGTTTGTCCCTAAACTCGATTTGCCTTCTTGAGCACCTCTTGTAGGCGGCAGATTTGTTCTCTgctgccttcctcttctgtccCCTGAAGGATTGGTCTGGTTGGGCGGCACCTGTGTTGGGAGTAGAGGAGGTGCATGGAGGTGCCCAGTGTCTTGGCCTGAGAACTCTGCAAAATAAATGAAACATATTTGGTACATATCTTGCAATATTTTCACAACATGGCACCACTTAAGCACCCCATGCTCTACTCATATTTTCACTCCTCTGGGGTCCTCATACTTCTCTCACTCTGTCAATAATTCATACTCTCTCTAATCACCTAACCCAAGTGACCAGTCTTTGGCAAAACATCTGAACTCCTTCCACACTGTGCTTATCTCTTTTATGAAGAGTCCAAGCTTGACATCCATACATCACAATCCCTTAAAAGTATGGCTGTGCCAGATATTGATTTGCCCGGATAACCGGTATCCAGCAAAATGAGGTTAGCCGATAACCGGCAATTTTCCATTGGCCAGATCTGGATATCCTTTATGTTAATATCCAATTATCCAGCCGGCAAGGTGTAATATCCAGTCGGATAACTGAGAAAGGTTAGACAAGTTTGGCTGttcaaaacaaagaaggaaaaaatattgttCAATATTGTTGATTAAAATATGAATATAACTTCCATACCACGTTCTGCACGGCCGTTGATCACAATACGACTGGCAGGGCTTTCCAAAAGGGTCTGCGGCTGCTCTGGCTGTCCTAAACGGACACCTCCAATAGGAAAGGCTTCTGCAAAAACAGAATTATATTAAATTACATAATGAGTTATGTTAGCAGTATATTGCACCAGGTGAGAACACTATGCTTGAATCACATGTTAAAACATACTTCAAACATAAAACAATTATCTAAAATATCCTATTTTATATGGAAGGATGCAGCAGTTTGTTTTACAAATTCCACATGAATGTACTGTTGGATTTTATAGTTTGCTAACTTTGTTATTAAACATGTATAACCAAAggtttgcataaaaataattcAGTATTGTTCATTAAAATATGAATATAACTTCCATACCACGTTCTGCACTGCCGATGATCGCAATAGGACTGGCAGGGTTTTGCAAAAGGGTCTGCGGCTGCTCTGGCTGTCCTGGCAGTGTTGGTGGTGGGCCCCCTCCAGTCTTGTGAGTTTTTCTGATGAACTGGCTGTGATCCTTTTTGACACTGTAAGAACCCATACGTTTTCTGTTGTAGACACTGTACCATATTTAGTTATGTGAACAGTGgcaggtctggttaggttaggttaggtcagttttGGTTATGTTAGTTTTGGTTAGTTCAGGTTGAACAAGGACGACATAGGGTGGGTGCGGCTCTGGTTGAGGAGCATAAATTTTTCAGTATAAGACAGGCGCCTGGCTCTCGTATGCCAGTCAATGAACCTGCTGCACGTTTTTGTTTTGCCACTTTCGAAAGGACTGTAAGACCGACCCTAAGAAAGCCTACAGGTGATACGGGCTGaatg
This region includes:
- the LOC127009831 gene encoding uncharacterized protein LOC127009831 isoform X2; the encoded protein is MEPFEFVTEVKEEPIDHQVSSTTQQPSVVDSVSDHSQDALSQCDEIGIKKEEEEDVCIKDEPIEDLDPLSNCTTFVPMLKSKPSNTSVKKDHSQFIRKTHKTGGGPPPTLPGQPEQPQTLLQNPASPIAIIGSAEREAFPIGGVRLGQPEQPQTLLESPASRIVINGRAERGMEVIFIF